The Pelistega ratti genome window below encodes:
- a CDS encoding type II restriction endonuclease, which produces MSKDFNKFLDSFSQTNVKLSDFTDFDKVRTNVKKIELQLNQLNYLLGQSDIEQAIYDVYQANPKCFEVLEVLIAVRSKDKKRVLTEDNKVVEISSYLSSVDGIIEFIRQTGLEQVFRDRNIKNLVDYVFGVEVGLDSNSRKNRGGSNMSAVITSIFDKENIFYKKEVKSTLFSDIQSLGADKKHFDFVVKTKKKTYLIEVNYYNGGGSKLNETARSFTELADKINQYSNYEFVWITDGQGWYTAKNKLEEAYYAIPSVYSLATLIDFIQQVKQEGIITSW; this is translated from the coding sequence GTGAGTAAGGATTTTAATAAATTTTTAGATAGTTTTTCTCAAACAAATGTTAAATTATCTGATTTTACGGATTTTGATAAAGTACGCACTAATGTCAAAAAGATTGAGCTTCAACTTAATCAGTTGAATTACTTATTAGGGCAATCTGATATTGAACAAGCTATTTATGATGTTTATCAAGCCAATCCTAAATGTTTTGAAGTATTAGAAGTGCTTATTGCTGTGCGTAGTAAAGATAAGAAAAGGGTACTGACAGAAGATAATAAAGTAGTGGAAATATCCTCCTATTTATCATCAGTTGATGGAATTATTGAATTTATTCGTCAAACAGGGTTGGAACAAGTTTTTCGGGATAGAAATATTAAGAATTTAGTCGACTATGTATTTGGCGTAGAGGTAGGATTAGATTCTAACTCAAGAAAAAATAGGGGTGGGTCAAATATGTCTGCTGTGATTACCTCTATATTTGATAAAGAGAATATTTTTTATAAAAAAGAAGTAAAAAGTACCTTATTTTCTGATATACAAAGTTTAGGTGCTGATAAAAAGCATTTTGACTTTGTTGTGAAGACTAAAAAGAAAACCTATTTAATTGAAGTTAATTATTATAATGGGGGTGGCTCAAAACTTAATGAAACTGCTCGTTCATTTACAGAATTAGCAGATAAAATTAATCAGTATTCTAATTACGAGTTTGTATGGATCACAGATGGACAAGGTTGGTATACGGCAAAAAATAAATTAGAAGAGGCTTACTACGCTATTCCCTCGGTTTATAGTTTAGCTACGTTAATTGATTTTATCCAGCAAGTAAAACAAGAAGGTATTATCACATCTTGGTAA
- a CDS encoding DNA adenine methylase — MNATITQAKPFLKWAGGKTQLIPEIANIIPKQFKNENFIYIEPFVGSGAVLFWVLNHFPHLTKVVINDINTDLINVYRVIKYSPDDLIEKLRKKQDKFILLGEDKEQKKEYYYQEREMYNQRISDDIEQAALFIFLNRTCFNGLYRVNRSGSFNVPMGDYKNPTICDEENIQAVHRQLQKVTILNGDYQEVLKEVNKDNALFYFDPPYRPLTETSSFNAYAKDVFDDVAQIRLAEFCKYIDRLGYKWILSNSDPKNINPEDQFFDELYQSFLINRVLAKRMINAKADKRGVLTELLITNNGEI; from the coding sequence ATGAATGCAACGATAACGCAAGCAAAACCTTTTTTAAAATGGGCTGGTGGTAAGACTCAGTTGATACCAGAAATTGCTAATATAATTCCTAAACAGTTTAAGAATGAAAATTTTATATATATAGAGCCTTTCGTTGGAAGTGGAGCAGTATTGTTTTGGGTATTAAATCATTTCCCCCATCTTACTAAGGTTGTTATTAATGATATTAATACCGATCTTATTAACGTTTATCGTGTAATTAAGTATAGTCCAGATGATTTAATTGAAAAATTAAGAAAAAAACAGGATAAATTTATCCTATTGGGGGAGGATAAAGAGCAAAAAAAAGAGTATTATTATCAAGAAAGGGAAATGTATAACCAAAGAATATCAGATGATATAGAACAAGCTGCTTTATTTATATTTTTAAATCGTACTTGCTTTAATGGTTTATACAGAGTTAATAGATCGGGATCTTTTAATGTTCCAATGGGAGATTATAAAAATCCAACTATTTGTGATGAAGAAAATATACAGGCAGTTCACCGACAATTACAGAAGGTAACTATTCTGAATGGCGATTACCAAGAAGTATTGAAAGAAGTTAATAAAGATAATGCTTTATTTTATTTTGACCCACCATATCGTCCATTAACAGAGACCTCTAGCTTTAATGCTTATGCAAAGGATGTTTTTGATGATGTGGCTCAGATAAGGTTAGCAGAGTTTTGTAAATATATTGATAGATTAGGATATAAGTGGATATTAAGTAACTCTGACCCTAAAAATATTAATCCAGAAGATCAGTTTTTTGATGAATTGTATCAATCATTTCTTATTAATAGAGTTTTGGCAAAGCGAATGATTAATGCTAAAGCAGATAAACGAGGGGTATTAACTGAACTTCTCATTACTAACAATGGAGAAATATAA
- a CDS encoding S8 family peptidase: MNEILQLKGRFEQKDFGSKLGPSNIPKDKYVTIEHLMNLKQNLLNVIAFWDKEKLSIKPLVSAYYTDVIAKSNRIKGILESSSRKNNNSIVGAKFTQGESKKHIITHCVNYKILREAVNNLDIVISIIRNNFGDKITYSNISDINHNTLKPLFKSKDGVEISKSRFVNIVVDSYYLEKFGVERDTSNLQENAIITIYDTGTKTADIMDQLNINFLDVRSIDETTILLTPDQYNLLKSKAPYLISMAVSDISSLDKEDFYNGENLAYSIPSPNNEPTIGVIDTMFDKNVYFSEWVEFKNMLDSEIELSEEDYRHGTMVTSIIVDGASINPNLNDGCGRFRARHFGVATSGRFSSFTVLRAIKEIVESNKDIKVWNLSLGSSMEINTNFISPEAAILDKIQYENDVIFVVAGTNKSRNLNIKRIGAPADSINSLVVNSVGFDNKPVDYSREGLVLSFFNKPDVSYYGGDNTQRIRTCSPVGETFVKGTSFAAPWIARKLAYLINILGLTRELAKALIIDSATGWKNQLYSSQLIGYGVVPININDIIKTPDDEIKFMINGISEKFDTYNYNIPIPEDKQKQPFVSRATLCYFPNCSRNQGVDYTNTEMDIHFGRLKKTKNGKESIDSINDNKQSDEGKLLLYEGTARQLYRKWDNVKHIRENIRTPSGKQKKPKIKKANGLWGISIKTKERLNSGDGENLKFGMVVTLKEVNGINRIQEFIQQCLFRGWLVNKIDVENRIDIYNTSEEEIEFE, from the coding sequence ATGAATGAAATTCTTCAATTAAAAGGTAGATTTGAACAAAAAGATTTTGGCAGTAAACTAGGACCATCAAATATCCCTAAGGATAAATATGTTACTATTGAACATCTGATGAATTTAAAACAAAATTTACTAAATGTTATTGCATTTTGGGATAAGGAGAAGTTATCAATAAAGCCACTTGTAAGTGCATACTATACAGACGTTATAGCAAAAAGTAATAGAATAAAGGGAATATTAGAAAGTAGTAGTAGAAAAAATAATAATTCTATCGTAGGAGCTAAATTCACTCAAGGAGAAAGTAAAAAACACATTATAACTCATTGTGTAAATTATAAAATTTTAAGAGAGGCAGTGAATAATCTTGATATAGTGATTTCTATAATCAGGAATAATTTTGGTGATAAGATTACTTATAGTAATATATCTGATATTAATCACAATACGTTAAAACCTCTTTTTAAAAGTAAAGATGGAGTTGAAATTTCAAAAAGTAGGTTTGTTAATATTGTAGTAGATTCGTATTATTTAGAAAAATTTGGGGTTGAAAGAGATACTAGTAATTTGCAAGAAAATGCAATAATAACAATCTATGATACAGGGACTAAAACTGCTGATATAATGGATCAGCTAAATATAAATTTTTTAGATGTACGAAGTATTGACGAAACTACTATTTTGCTTACACCAGATCAATATAATTTATTGAAATCTAAAGCGCCATATTTAATTTCAATGGCTGTAAGTGATATTTCATCTTTAGATAAGGAAGATTTTTATAATGGTGAAAATTTAGCATATTCTATACCCAGCCCTAATAATGAACCAACTATTGGTGTTATAGACACTATGTTTGATAAGAATGTATATTTTTCGGAGTGGGTTGAATTTAAAAATATGCTTGATAGTGAAATTGAACTATCTGAAGAGGATTATAGGCATGGAACGATGGTAACATCTATTATTGTTGATGGTGCAAGTATAAATCCAAATCTGAATGATGGATGTGGTCGATTTAGAGCAAGACATTTTGGGGTTGCTACTAGTGGAAGATTTAGTTCATTTACAGTTTTAAGAGCTATTAAAGAGATAGTTGAGTCTAATAAAGATATTAAAGTCTGGAATTTATCGTTAGGGTCTTCAATGGAAATAAATACAAATTTTATTTCTCCTGAAGCGGCTATTTTAGATAAGATTCAATATGAAAATGATGTTATATTTGTTGTAGCTGGTACAAATAAATCCAGAAATTTGAATATTAAGAGAATTGGTGCCCCAGCGGATTCTATTAATTCATTAGTTGTTAATTCTGTAGGATTTGATAATAAACCTGTTGACTACTCAAGAGAAGGGCTAGTGTTATCTTTTTTTAATAAACCTGATGTAAGTTATTATGGGGGAGACAATACGCAAAGAATAAGAACATGTTCTCCCGTTGGTGAAACTTTTGTTAAAGGAACTTCATTTGCTGCTCCATGGATAGCAAGAAAATTAGCTTACCTGATAAATATATTAGGATTAACAAGAGAGTTAGCAAAAGCGTTAATAATTGATTCAGCAACTGGTTGGAAGAATCAGCTATATAGTTCCCAATTAATAGGATATGGTGTTGTTCCTATTAATATTAATGACATTATCAAAACTCCAGATGATGAAATCAAATTTATGATTAATGGAATTTCAGAAAAATTTGATACTTATAATTATAATATTCCTATTCCAGAGGATAAACAAAAACAGCCGTTTGTTTCAAGGGCTACCTTGTGTTATTTCCCTAATTGTTCTAGAAATCAGGGAGTAGACTATACAAATACAGAGATGGATATTCATTTTGGTAGATTAAAAAAAACAAAGAATGGGAAAGAGAGTATTGATTCTATTAATGATAATAAACAATCTGATGAGGGGAAACTGCTATTATATGAAGGAACAGCACGTCAGTTATATAGAAAATGGGATAATGTTAAACATATTCGGGAAAATATAAGAACACCTTCAGGAAAACAGAAAAAACCTAAAATAAAAAAAGCAAATGGTTTATGGGGTATAAGTATTAAAACAAAGGAACGATTGAACTCTGGTGATGGAGAAAATCTCAAATTTGGTATGGTAGTTACTTTAAAAGAAGTAAATGGTATAAATCGAATACAAGAATTTATACAACAATGTTTGTTTAGAGGTTGGTTGGTGAATAAAATTGATGTGGAAAATAGAATTGATATTTATAATACATCAGAAGAAGAAATTGAATTTGAATAA
- a CDS encoding ATP-binding protein has product MKKANIINLIKYYVENNDSGFRNEAYQIANEFDKLGDYQLSEYIMALLSNASTFIPQINKEDLIFVRKIEVNGDPLPLPEEIKADIVGIVNAAEYGIGVNRFLFQGAPGTGKTETVKHIARILGRDLFMVDFASLIDSKLGQTGKNIAELFNEINSLLTPEKIVILFDEIDALALDRIDSKDLREMGRATTSVLKGLDELNNKTLLIATTNLYKHFDKALVRRFDSIIDFNRYSREDLIDISEIILNHYLSKFKNVARNIRLFKKIISLMEVIPYPGELKNIIKTSLAFSNPNDEYDYLRRLYSVVSTNSRKSLKNLQNHGFTVREIEILTGVSKSQVSRELKE; this is encoded by the coding sequence ATGAAAAAGGCTAATATTATTAATTTAATAAAGTACTATGTTGAAAATAATGATTCAGGATTTAGAAATGAAGCATACCAAATTGCTAATGAGTTTGATAAATTAGGAGACTATCAATTATCAGAATATATAATGGCTCTTCTTTCTAATGCAAGTACATTTATTCCACAAATAAATAAAGAAGATTTGATATTTGTTAGAAAAATAGAGGTGAATGGAGATCCACTGCCTCTTCCTGAAGAAATAAAAGCGGATATTGTAGGAATAGTTAATGCTGCTGAGTATGGAATTGGTGTAAATCGGTTTTTGTTTCAAGGTGCTCCTGGTACAGGTAAAACAGAAACTGTTAAGCATATAGCACGAATATTAGGAAGAGATCTTTTTATGGTGGACTTTGCTTCTTTAATAGATAGTAAGTTAGGTCAAACAGGAAAGAATATAGCCGAGTTATTTAATGAAATTAACAGTTTACTTACTCCTGAAAAAATAGTAATTTTATTTGATGAAATAGATGCTTTAGCATTAGATAGAATTGATTCAAAAGATCTTAGAGAAATGGGTAGAGCAACAACCTCAGTATTAAAAGGTTTAGATGAGTTAAATAATAAAACTCTACTTATAGCTACAACCAATTTGTATAAACATTTTGATAAAGCATTGGTACGTAGGTTTGACTCTATTATAGATTTTAATAGATATTCACGAGAAGATTTGATTGATATATCAGAAATTATATTAAATCACTATCTGTCTAAATTTAAAAATGTTGCTAGAAATATTCGTTTATTTAAAAAAATAATTTCTTTGATGGAGGTCATACCATACCCAGGAGAGTTAAAAAATATTATTAAAACATCATTAGCGTTTAGTAATCCTAACGATGAATATGATTATCTGAGAAGATTGTATTCAGTGGTATCTACAAATAGTAGAAAAAGTTTAAAAAATTTACAAAATCATGGTTTTACAGTTAGAGAAATTGAAATATTAACAGGTGTTTCTAAAAGTCAAGTATCAAGAGAGTTAAAGGAATAA
- a CDS encoding esterase-like activity of phytase family protein — translation MKKILFSSIILSTLSFALHTTAKADNTTLIAFAKLDAETYAEGPQSGKATKAANGIAPPFKSQPVQGFSAVLKNKDGTYMAMSDNGFGTQDNSSDFLLRIYHIKPNFKTSQGGTGNVEVLGFISLRDPNKLIPFPIVNQETNDRLLTGADFDIESLQQAEDGSYWIGDEFGPYLLHFSADGILLDAPITLPNPYVKGQELRSPQNQFNKTQKEIIEPLVQRSGGFEGMALSKDKQFLYPILEKPLTNADKKQLIIFQFNIAKKAYTDNYYLFDLDDKATAIGDFQLFDHQSGIIIERDDTENDLTGHKKLILVKLGASGQAVERKELVDLMRIHNPHSLYSPYREGDIGTGKDFAFPFITIEDIVIESPDTLTIFNDNNFPGSSGRNAKLADDNEIIQIKLDQPLF, via the coding sequence ATGAAAAAGATTCTTTTTTCTTCTATTATCCTTAGTACATTATCATTTGCACTTCACACTACTGCAAAAGCCGATAATACCACCCTTATTGCTTTTGCTAAATTAGATGCTGAAACCTATGCAGAAGGCCCTCAATCAGGCAAAGCAACTAAAGCAGCAAATGGTATTGCCCCTCCCTTTAAAAGCCAGCCTGTACAGGGCTTTTCAGCCGTATTAAAAAACAAAGATGGTACGTATATGGCAATGTCTGATAATGGCTTTGGCACTCAAGATAACTCTAGTGATTTTTTACTTCGTATCTATCACATTAAACCAAATTTTAAAACTTCCCAAGGTGGAACAGGCAATGTAGAGGTGCTTGGTTTTATTTCATTACGTGACCCTAATAAACTCATTCCATTTCCTATTGTTAATCAAGAAACCAATGATCGATTACTAACAGGAGCTGATTTTGATATTGAATCCTTACAGCAAGCCGAAGATGGTAGCTATTGGATTGGTGATGAGTTTGGTCCTTATCTTTTACACTTTAGTGCTGATGGCATATTACTAGATGCCCCAATTACTTTACCTAACCCTTATGTTAAAGGTCAAGAATTACGCTCACCTCAAAATCAATTTAATAAAACTCAAAAAGAGATAATTGAGCCTTTAGTACAACGCAGTGGTGGCTTTGAGGGGATGGCTCTTTCAAAAGATAAACAATTCTTATACCCTATTTTAGAAAAACCGCTTACTAATGCTGATAAAAAACAACTCATTATTTTTCAGTTTAATATAGCTAAAAAAGCCTATACCGACAATTATTACTTATTTGATTTAGATGACAAGGCAACAGCTATCGGTGATTTTCAGCTTTTTGATCATCAATCGGGTATTATCATTGAACGTGACGATACTGAAAATGATTTAACAGGTCATAAAAAACTTATCTTAGTAAAACTTGGCGCATCTGGTCAAGCAGTTGAACGTAAAGAACTAGTTGATTTAATGCGCATTCATAATCCTCACTCATTATATAGTCCCTACCGTGAAGGGGATATTGGAACAGGTAAAGATTTCGCCTTTCCTTTTATAACAATTGAGGATATTGTGATTGAATCACCAGATACATTAACCATCTTTAATGATAATAATTTCCCCGGTTCATCAGGACGCAATGCCAAACTAGCAGATGATAATGAAATCATTCAGATTAAGCTAGATCAACCATTATTTTAA
- a CDS encoding TrbG/VirB9 family P-type conjugative transfer protein — MSLSKRYLTGFMGILLLSACSTQADWLQKKRHYPDWEFSTRTVNQYSFKWDMIGDETIFPQQVFSTQDEVWIQLKENATIPVIFKVDKDSRVEVLKYYHNPPYIVLKGQYTQLRLQEGDRQVWLKQRP; from the coding sequence ATGTCATTATCAAAACGATACTTAACAGGGTTTATGGGAATATTATTACTGAGTGCGTGTTCTACTCAAGCAGATTGGTTACAGAAAAAGAGGCATTACCCTGACTGGGAGTTTAGTACAAGGACTGTGAATCAATATTCTTTTAAATGGGATATGATAGGAGATGAAACTATTTTTCCCCAACAAGTCTTTAGTACACAAGATGAAGTGTGGATTCAATTAAAGGAAAATGCAACTATCCCTGTTATTTTTAAAGTCGATAAAGATAGTCGAGTAGAGGTGTTGAAATACTATCATAATCCCCCGTATATTGTACTAAAAGGGCAATATACACAATTGAGATTACAAGAGGGGGATAGGCAAGTATGGCTCAAACAACGCCCCTAA
- a CDS encoding nuclear transport factor 2 family protein: MKKSLILLVALFSSTLAVAQTTPEQNKANALAFYEMAFNQHKLQEAVDTYIGKEYLQHNPSVADGGQAFIDAFAPFLKEHPNSRATVKRVLADGDLVAVHVHSQLDEQDRGEAVVDIFRFDENGKIVEHWDVIQAVPEKTESGRGMF, from the coding sequence ATGAAAAAATCACTTATACTCTTAGTGGCACTCTTTTCATCAACACTGGCGGTAGCTCAAACCACACCAGAACAAAATAAAGCGAATGCATTAGCTTTTTATGAAATGGCATTTAATCAGCATAAATTACAGGAAGCGGTCGATACTTATATTGGTAAAGAGTATTTACAACATAATCCCAGTGTTGCTGATGGTGGACAGGCGTTTATTGATGCGTTTGCCCCGTTTTTAAAAGAACATCCTAATTCTCGTGCGACAGTTAAACGTGTATTAGCCGATGGTGATTTGGTGGCGGTACATGTACATAGCCAATTAGATGAACAAGATAGGGGTGAAGCTGTTGTGGATATTTTCCGCTTTGATGAAAATGGTAAAATTGTAGAACATTGGGATGTTATTCAAGCTGTCCCCGAAAAAACAGAAAGTGGTCGAGGAATGTTCTAA
- a CDS encoding exodeoxyribonuclease VII small subunit, translating to MKKTAKIPASFEEALSELEQIVQGMEDDMLSLEESLKAYERGVLLARVCQEKLDAANQQIQVLQNNLLQPLEGSVEEGTVQEDDEDGFSFSQELSSNQYTNRSQKEVFSAFDDDTVEDVPF from the coding sequence ATGAAGAAAACAGCCAAAATCCCAGCTAGCTTTGAAGAGGCACTCAGTGAGTTAGAACAGATTGTACAAGGGATGGAAGATGATATGCTGAGTTTGGAAGAATCACTTAAAGCCTATGAAAGAGGGGTTTTATTAGCACGCGTATGTCAAGAAAAATTAGATGCGGCTAATCAACAAATCCAAGTGCTTCAGAATAATTTATTACAACCTTTAGAGGGAAGTGTCGAAGAAGGTACGGTACAGGAAGATGATGAAGATGGTTTTTCATTTAGTCAAGAATTATCTTCTAATCAATATACAAATCGTTCACAGAAAGAGGTGTTTTCTGCTTTTGATGATGATACTGTAGAGGATGTACCTTTTTAA
- a CDS encoding aromatic ring-hydroxylating oxygenase subunit alpha produces MSITDKYLTPGKSQLAASAYFDEEVFALEQELIFKNASIYVGNEKAVPELGDWRTLPQENAGRMLVRNENGVELISNVCRHRQAIMLGGQTGNVTDHNNNYGNLSQTGGNIVCPLHCWTYDNQGDLIHAPHFEQNPCSNLNKYPIQNCHGLLFEGPRNPAKDMAAFFNLPNMDFSDYVLDHVEYHECNYNWKTFIEIYLEDYHVEPFHPGLGKFVTCSDLKWDFDSWFSIQRVGVHQALANPGTKVYQRWHDELLKFRGGESPDFGAIWGTYYPTHMIEIYPHVLVLSTLYPLGPQKTINMVEFYYPEEIAAFERDFVEAQRAAYMETAIEDDEIAERMDAGRLALINRKDNEVGPYQSPMEDGMEHFHGWYHRVMSGQKD; encoded by the coding sequence ATGTCTATTACCGACAAATACCTTACACCGGGCAAATCACAGCTTGCTGCTAGTGCCTATTTTGATGAAGAAGTTTTTGCACTTGAACAAGAACTTATTTTTAAAAACGCCTCTATCTATGTAGGCAATGAAAAAGCCGTTCCAGAACTTGGTGACTGGCGAACATTACCACAAGAAAATGCAGGACGTATGCTTGTACGAAATGAAAATGGCGTTGAACTTATCTCTAATGTTTGCAGACACCGACAAGCTATTATGCTAGGTGGACAAACGGGTAATGTTACAGATCACAATAATAACTACGGCAATCTTAGTCAAACAGGTGGTAATATCGTCTGTCCACTACACTGTTGGACATATGACAACCAAGGCGATTTAATTCATGCTCCTCATTTTGAACAAAATCCCTGTTCCAACTTAAACAAATACCCTATTCAAAACTGTCATGGTTTACTCTTTGAAGGTCCTCGTAATCCTGCAAAAGATATGGCAGCTTTTTTTAATCTCCCGAATATGGATTTTTCTGATTACGTTCTGGATCATGTGGAATACCATGAATGTAATTATAACTGGAAAACCTTTATTGAAATTTACTTAGAAGATTATCATGTTGAACCATTTCACCCCGGTTTAGGCAAGTTTGTTACCTGTTCTGACCTAAAATGGGATTTTGATTCATGGTTTAGCATTCAACGTGTTGGTGTTCACCAAGCATTAGCTAATCCCGGCACAAAAGTGTATCAACGTTGGCATGATGAGTTACTCAAGTTCCGTGGTGGAGAAAGCCCTGATTTTGGTGCTATCTGGGGAACATACTACCCAACCCACATGATTGAAATTTACCCACATGTGTTGGTACTTTCTACCTTATACCCTCTTGGTCCACAAAAAACGATCAATATGGTGGAATTTTATTATCCTGAAGAAATTGCTGCTTTTGAGCGTGATTTTGTAGAGGCACAACGTGCTGCCTATATGGAAACAGCCATTGAGGATGATGAAATTGCTGAACGTATGGATGCAGGTCGTCTTGCACTGATTAACCGTAAAGACAATGAAGTCGGACCTTACCAATCACCTATGGAAGATGGCATGGAACACTTCCACGGTTGGTATCACCGAGTCATGAGTGGTCAGAAAGATTAA